CAAGAAGTGGCCACGAAAGCCTCACAAGATGGCCTTGAGGAATCTCAAATCCGAGTTTTCGGCTTGCCCATTAGGCCTTCTTTTGCCAGGGCAGTTCTTGTCAaggtatgtgtgtgtgtatatatatatatatatttttttttatcgactagtgttagtatgttaaaatgttagttttgtGAAGGTATGCATATTAAAGTTATAGGGTGTGCGGTTTTGCTTTCGTTGTTGGAATTGACTTTGTCTTTTACTAATAGGAACAATTGAGAGAAGAACTTGGGTTGGATCCCAACTTGCAAGCAGTTTTGCTGATGGGGGGTGGTGAAGGAATGGGTCCTGTGAAGAAAACTGCAAAGGCTCTTGGAGAAGCACTTTTCGATAAAGAAGCTGAGAAACCAATTGGGCAGTTAATCATCATATGTGGTCGTAACAAGAGCTTAGTATCTACCCTTGAATCTCTTGAATGGAAGATTCCAGTAAAGGTATGTTGCTTCACTTTCCTTAAAcctgtgatatatatatatatatgactaagTGAATAGTGCTGCATATGAGAATAATGGAATAATGCCACCCAATGAAACTTTGTTTCTTGGTTTATGCAGGTTAGAGGATTTGAGACCCAGATGGCCAAATGGATGGGAGCCTGTGACTGCATCATAACAAAAGTAAGATATAGCAATTTGCTCTTTAAGCCCTCCTTCATATGTTTAGCATATAGGCTCATTGGTTCTATTGAATTTTCAGGCTGGACCAGGTACAATTGCGGAATCATTGATCAGAGGGCTTCCCATAATCCTCAATGACTACATCCCCGGACAAGTGAGTGATTAACTTGTTAATTGTTCTCCTCATTGCCATTCAGTctcttcttttatatttctatATAAAGTATTGATTCTTAGCTGGAATGGTGGTAACTACAGGAGAAGGGTAACGTGCCTTATGTGGTAAACAATGGAGCTGGTGTCTTCACTCGTAGTCCAAAGGAAACAGCAAGAATTGTGGCCGAATGGTTCACCACAAAATCAGATGAGAGGAAAACAATGTCAGAGAATGCACTTAAACTGGCACAACCAGAGGCCGTGTTTGACATCGTAAGGGACATTCATGAGCTTGCTGAGCAACGAGAGCCAGCAAAGTTTCCATACTTGTTGACCTCATCATTTACTAGCCTAATCTGATTTGATTTATTTGCGCTTCTTTCACGTTAGCTTTATTCCTTTAGAATTGACATGTAGAGTTAGCTTTATTGATGAATATCATTCATTATCCTAGTGATTTTGGTTTAACTTTCTACTGTCTATTTAAgtctaaatgattttttttctccaattttttttctctggaATTGTATTTTAGCATTAAAAACTGGCTTTGTTATTGGCTTCTTTATAAGGCAATATAAATTGTATATGGTTATCCTTTGGaagaaaatcatataaattCTTGCCTTGGAAAATTGAGTAGCTTGCTGTTATAACATAGCTCAAAAACGAGAATCAAAGTAAAACATCGATGAAAACATGTTAAGTATCTTTAGtttgaaaatgaataatttaaaaaaaaacataggaaGAGATGattaaggaagaaaagataataaaaccagtgtttgttttctaaatttaaaagatcaaattagttttataaggttgagaaagaaataataaaattcctAAATCAATGTGTTAAAAACTCCCAACATATGCATAACTAAACCCTAAGGTTGTGTTTGGGGTGTGATTTGGGTGaattgtaataaataataaataaattagtacaTAGAAAAGGTAATAAGAGAATATTTTCTTTCACGTCCTTTGATGAATCAAGTTAGACACGGTGAGTTATCAAACACACAAAACATGTTTAgttttaattcatataatttcAGATTCAGGTTCAGTTTAACGCTACATACAGTAGTTTCTAAGTAAATGCATAATTGGACAtggaaaaaattgataaatgcaCGTATGTAACGTGTAAGCAAAAACCACTAAGTGTTTATTGTCAGCACTTGGCGACAGAATATTATCATCCCAAAACACATTATGCAACCAAGAGAAGAATCACTTGCGGTTGACGTTGTTGAGGCGCTATACATAAGAAAAAATAGCACTGTTGTTTCCTGCACTTGTTAAGGTTTGCATCTTGCTGTTTCAACCTTCATTGAGGATGATAATAGTGAAAGGGGAGAACATggccttctttttcttttttattttccttcgtaattttttattaaattaaaatctataTAGCCAAATATGAAGTTCAATGAGATACATAGATGTAACCAAGTGGACCATTTCTTTAACTAGTACTGTTGTATTCAGTGGCGAATCCAAAATCCTAAATCAGTGggtgcaaattataaaaaaataaaatcagtggattcaattatataaatatagataaaataaaatataaaaatataagattttatttataaatttaataaattttaaaaaatgagaggtTGCAAGTGTACACCCTCACTCACATGTAGGTCCGCCAGTGGTTGTATTGTATGTGCAAAAAATCGGCATAAATAGATTGGTAGATTTGGTTGGACTTTAGAACCAATATTTCCTTCTACCAGCAAGAAAActagaaatattttatatatttgtcattagaatttagaattaAATGTGTTGAAAATGATCACTAtagtctttttgtttttattttcttataaattttatttttataaaacaatctTGTTTGAGATAGCATTGGACATTAAATGTGAATATCTTTTTCTGTTAGTATTTAAATCTTGATTTATGATATTGTgagagaataatttttttggataattCCAAGTCTGTTTGTATGATCACTAGTCTTATGTCAAAGAAATTTCATCTTGAGTACTTCCAAGGGAGAAATATTGCTGATGCCTTTCTCCTCATAAACCTCGAGTggcaaaatgaatatattttgataACAACGGTTGCGTAAGGTTAAAGGaacatataaaaaaggaaaaaatgttgCTGTCTATGGAAGCACCCACTGGGCCTTGCTGCAAAAATACTTCGTCCGGGCTGAATGAATTTGGGCCTATACGAAGCCTGGCCCACGCAAAATTACCAAGCTTCTTTCTGTTTACTTGTCTGTTAAGTGTTGTTGACAATGCAATAAACCACTAACTATCATTGTTTTCAGATCCCATTACTTTTGTCAACAATCTTGATTTCACGCTCAGCCTGGCGTCACCTGACAATTTTGGTATCTTAATCAATCAATTTACTTCGACTTTCGCAATTTTCGTATACAATTACATATTTACATGCCAGAATCgtttttctttccttcattTCCAGAAGCATTGGGGTTGCAAAATTGAATTGTTCTGAACAAGCCTTGTTCTTATCGTCGCCGCTGTAGACATGGTACGGggattcaattcaattcatacttattcaaaattcataatttggcgttgttgtcaatttattgaaaataattagtcttgttgttgttgatatgtATGGGAAGGTTTATCACTCTAGTTTTGTGAATGAAGATGGAGTGAGTAGAGCATGTGGGTGCCCTCTTCTTCCTCTCAAGAGCCACATTAAGGGACCTGCTCCTGTTTCAGATCAAGGTTTCCTTTCCATTGCTTTCTGTTCTGTtctgttctgttttttttttttgcgttttCAAAATGTGGGATATGCCGTGACTGTGATGTGGTGCAGACAGAACTGATATTGTGGATGAAGCCATAACCTTCTTCCGAGCCAATGTGTTCTTCAGAAACTTTGACATCAAGAGCCCTGCTGATAAGCTTCTCATATACTTGACCTTTTACATTAATGTTGCTCTCAAGAGGCTTGAAGGTTGCAGAACCTTGGCAGAAGGAACCAAGGCAATCATCAACTTGGGTCTCGAAAAGGTTCCTGTCCCTGGAGAGTCTGGCTTTCCATTTCCGGGCCTTTTCCCTCTTCCTCAATCACACAAGGAAGCAGGTGAATCCTGTCATCACTATTCTTTCATCTTGATTTTCTTATGAGCAGATGCATAATTAAGCTTAgtttaatcatatatatagtCAATATGTTAGTAGTTAGTTTTagatttaattactcatttagtcCTTACAGCTACACAAACTTtacctttttagtttttatacttAAGAATTATCCATTTTGGTCCCTACCCATACAATTTTTAATCCGTTGATATCATTTTTATCCCTTTTAGTTTTTACCATCTAaatttatagggactaaaatggATTAAAAATACTGTATAAAAAGGAATGATTTTAAGTAGAGAGACTACAAGATAAAGTTTCTACAACTATAAGGatcaaataagtaattaaaccttaacatttatttaattatgtaagaAGTTATTTAATTGGTGCCCACCTTCCAAGAACTctgatatatattatatttgaatcAGTTTTCCTATCCATTACCCTTAGGTAATAGTTAAGGATTCAAAAGTGGAAAACTTTTATTGACAAGTATGAGGTTGTGGTTAATGTTACTAACCCATCTCTACCGTGATTTgcaataaacaatttttttattgattcctTGACCATTGCACTTGGGACAATAGTAAAACTGTATTTGAATAATTCCTTAACCAATATATTTCAATCAATTTCTTACCGAAGATTTGACAGTCACATTTGCTGGCCCAGTTCACTTTAAAGTTAAAACTCACATGACCAAATGAATGTGTCTAGATGCCTCATATCTCAATGTGTGGGTGGCATTGTTTGAAAGACAAGAAATTGTATCACTGCTTAATCGTTTTCAATTTTGGGTACACACGGAACAAGGAATGCTAGTCTTTGGCAAAAAATGAACCATTCCTAGTATCTTCCTTGCATTATCTGTTTTCTGAAAGTAAGGATGCGGGTAACTCTAGGCATGAAGCTAGATAGGTATATCGTAAGATAACTTCAGAATACAAACATGGGATGGAGTGATATCAAATGCAAGTGCATTGGTTATCAGAAACCTGAAGAGATAACTCAGGTCTGGAAAACAGTCAATTCAGAGAGGTTCATTTTAAACAGCT
This region of Glycine soja cultivar W05 chromosome 17, ASM419377v2, whole genome shotgun sequence genomic DNA includes:
- the LOC114392714 gene encoding actin-related protein 2/3 complex subunit 3, with amino-acid sequence MVYHSSFVNEDGVSRACGCPLLPLKSHIKGPAPVSDQDRTDIVDEAITFFRANVFFRNFDIKSPADKLLIYLTFYINVALKRLEGCRTLAEGTKAIINLGLEKVPVPGESGFPFPGLFPLPQSHKEAELFRNYLKQIREETSGRLLSVAYRPNGTPNKWWLAFAKRKFMNIIIP
- the LOC114392744 gene encoding monogalactosyldiacylglycerol synthase 2, chloroplastic-like; translated protein: MEVSVSSPSPSPRRSIAEKVFGGYYNGNNSHKKRGSEAHDDDSDGGMELMEIGAERTKNVLILMSDTGGGHRASAEAIRDAFQIQFGDEYRIFVKDVWKEYTGWPLNDMEGQYKFMVKHVQLWNVAFHSTSPRWIHSVYLAAIAAYYAREVEAGLMEYKPDIIISVHPLMQHIPLWVLKWQGLQKKVIFVTVITDLSTCHPTWFHPWVNRCYCPSQEVATKASQDGLEESQIRVFGLPIRPSFARAVLVKEQLREELGLDPNLQAVLLMGGGEGMGPVKKTAKALGEALFDKEAEKPIGQLIIICGRNKSLVSTLESLEWKIPVKVRGFETQMAKWMGACDCIITKAGPGTIAESLIRGLPIILNDYIPGQEKGNVPYVVNNGAGVFTRSPKETARIVAEWFTTKSDERKTMSENALKLAQPEAVFDIVRDIHELAEQREPAKFPYLLTSSFTSLI